One window from the genome of Bartonella sp. WD16.2 encodes:
- the ssb gene encoding single-stranded DNA-binding protein, with protein sequence MINKVILVGNLGADPESRTMPSGVEVANFRIGTSQSYTDKTTNQRINKTEWHPIVVFNPHLAKIALQYLSKGSKVYVEGQLQTRKWQDKSGQTRYTTEIVLPQYKGELKILNSIQKDGIDMALEAMEQEDKRYLETTLDDNIPF encoded by the coding sequence ATGATCAACAAAGTAATTTTAGTAGGCAATCTTGGTGCCGATCCAGAAAGCAGAACAATGCCATCTGGAGTAGAAGTAGCAAATTTCCGTATAGGCACTTCTCAAAGCTATACAGATAAAACAACTAATCAAAGAATAAATAAAACAGAATGGCATCCTATCGTTGTTTTTAATCCGCATCTTGCAAAGATTGCGCTGCAATATTTGAGTAAAGGTTCCAAGGTTTATGTTGAAGGTCAATTACAAACACGTAAATGGCAAGATAAAAGCGGGCAAACACGTTACACAACAGAAATTGTCTTGCCGCAATATAAGGGTGAGTTGAAGATTCTTAATAGCATTCAAAAAGATGGTATTGATATGGCTTTGGAAGCGATGGAGCAAGAGGATAAGCGGTATTTAGAAACGACTTTGGATGACAATATCCCGTTTTAA
- a CDS encoding type II toxin-antitoxin system RelE/ParE family toxin, giving the protein MFTVYKTKYFIKWLDSLKDEIAQAHVVTRIARIETGLLGNVKFFHGIAELKINHGPGYRVYFVKQGQEIILLLNGGDKSTQQKDIEKALLIVKELKHGNH; this is encoded by the coding sequence ATGTTTACAGTGTACAAAACAAAGTATTTTATAAAATGGCTAGATTCTTTAAAAGATGAGATTGCGCAAGCACACGTTGTGACACGGATAGCGAGAATAGAAACAGGGCTTCTTGGCAATGTAAAATTTTTCCATGGCATTGCAGAATTAAAAATAAATCATGGCCCTGGCTATCGGGTTTATTTTGTAAAACAAGGACAAGAAATTATTCTACTCCTTAATGGCGGTGATAAATCTACCCAACAAAAAGATATTGAAAAAGCCCTACTAATAGTAAAGGAACTCAAACATGGAAATCACTAA
- a CDS encoding addiction module antidote protein, with the protein MEITKFDTSEYFKTPETQQILLQDALESKNSQYLAHVLGIIAKNQGMSKIAKNTGLSRESLYRSLSDKGDPKLSTFLNVLSALNLQISLTPTQNEEHTS; encoded by the coding sequence ATGGAAATCACTAAATTTGATACAAGTGAGTATTTTAAAACTCCTGAAACTCAACAAATTCTTTTACAAGATGCTCTTGAAAGTAAAAATAGTCAGTATCTTGCACATGTTCTTGGGATAATAGCAAAAAACCAAGGAATGAGTAAAATCGCTAAAAACACTGGATTGTCAAGAGAATCTCTTTATCGCTCTTTAAGCGACAAAGGTGATCCTAAACTCTCAACCTTTCTTAATGTTTTGAGTGCCTTAAATTTGCAAATTAGCCTAACACCAACCCAAAATGAAGAACACACATCTTGA
- a CDS encoding amino acid permease, protein MDHKPNLDEDYQKELQRGLDNRHVQLIAIGGAIGTGLFMGSGKTISVAGPSIILVYAIIGCILYFVMRAMGELLLSNTQYRSFMDFSSELLGPTIGFFIGWTYWLCWIVTGVADIIAIISYAQFWWPTLNPWIPVPICILFFLMFNLVAVKLFGELEFWFGLIKIIAILVLIIVGFYMIFIGFTSPNGTVSSLSNVWNDGNIFPRGIIGFFAGFQIAIFSFTGIELAGTTAAEVKEPEKILPKAINSIPIRIVFFYIFSLVVIMSVIPWHQVVPDKSPFVEMFLLAGIPISAGIVNFVVLTSAASSANSGIFSTSRMIYGLATKQGAPAFLGKLSNNHVPANALVFSCLCILLGYIFSSLSPTAIDAFTIVTTISAILFIFVWSVILISYIIYRRNYPTQHDISTYKMPGGVFMCWVTLAFFAFIISLLTLEADTLAALKYTSLWFVFLSFMYFIFGKKNFIKHKK, encoded by the coding sequence ATGGATCATAAACCAAATTTAGATGAAGATTATCAAAAGGAATTACAACGTGGATTAGATAATCGCCATGTGCAACTTATTGCTATTGGTGGTGCTATTGGAACAGGTCTCTTCATGGGATCAGGCAAAACAATAAGCGTTGCAGGCCCTTCAATTATACTAGTTTACGCTATTATTGGTTGCATTCTCTACTTTGTAATGCGAGCTATGGGAGAATTATTACTCTCTAATACACAATATCGATCTTTTATGGACTTTTCATCCGAATTATTGGGACCAACTATTGGTTTTTTCATTGGATGGACTTATTGGTTATGCTGGATTGTAACCGGAGTTGCAGATATTATTGCCATCATTAGTTATGCACAATTTTGGTGGCCTACACTCAACCCATGGATTCCCGTTCCTATTTGCATCTTATTCTTTTTAATGTTTAACCTTGTAGCAGTAAAATTATTTGGTGAACTTGAATTCTGGTTCGGTCTTATCAAAATCATAGCAATTCTGGTATTAATTATTGTTGGATTTTATATGATTTTTATTGGTTTTACTTCCCCAAATGGCACCGTTTCCTCTCTTAGTAACGTATGGAATGATGGAAATATCTTCCCTCGAGGAATCATTGGATTTTTTGCTGGATTTCAAATTGCTATTTTTTCTTTTACTGGCATTGAGCTGGCCGGAACAACCGCAGCCGAAGTCAAAGAACCTGAAAAAATATTACCAAAAGCAATCAACTCAATACCTATTCGTATTGTATTCTTTTACATCTTCTCTCTTGTTGTAATTATGTCAGTCATACCTTGGCATCAAGTTGTTCCAGATAAAAGTCCATTTGTAGAAATGTTTTTACTTGCTGGTATTCCAATCTCTGCTGGTATAGTCAATTTTGTTGTTCTCACATCAGCAGCATCCTCTGCAAATAGCGGTATTTTTTCTACCAGCCGCATGATATACGGCCTTGCCACTAAACAAGGAGCTCCTGCTTTCTTAGGAAAACTTTCTAATAACCACGTTCCAGCTAATGCATTAGTTTTTTCTTGCCTGTGTATTTTATTAGGCTACATTTTCTCATCGTTATCTCCAACTGCTATAGATGCTTTTACAATCGTTACAACCATTTCAGCAATTTTATTTATATTTGTATGGTCCGTGATTTTAATCAGCTATATTATTTACCGTCGTAATTACCCTACGCAACATGATATATCTACCTATAAAATGCCAGGGGGTGTTTTTATGTGCTGGGTCACTCTAGCTTTCTTCGCCTTTATTATTTCTTTATTGACGTTAGAAGCCGATACTTTAGCAGCTTTAAAATACACATCACTTTGGTTTGTTTTCTTAAGCTTTATGTACTTTATATTTGGAAAGAAGAATTTTATCAAACATAAAAAATAA
- a CDS encoding pyridoxine 5'-phosphate synthase translates to MAVKLSVNLNAVAVLRNRRHLPWPSVTDIGYKALTAGAAGLTVHPRPDERHICFSDLPDIRFLIDNNFPTAEFNIEGYPSDMFLDMAEKYADQITLVPDDPAQSTSDHGWDFSNNAEFLTPIVQRLKEKKIRVSLFANPVVEGLDTVKTIGADRVEFYTGAYGGAFKDKEKQKQELDKLVLAAKKARELQLGINAGHDLTVSNLPSLVDRIPWLDEVSIGHGLIADALEYGIHETVQRFIRLLI, encoded by the coding sequence ATGGCAGTAAAACTTTCAGTTAATCTCAATGCTGTTGCTGTTTTGCGTAATCGGCGTCATTTGCCATGGCCAAGTGTTACAGATATTGGGTATAAAGCACTTACAGCTGGTGCAGCGGGGTTGACGGTTCATCCGCGGCCGGATGAAAGACACATTTGTTTTTCCGATTTGCCAGATATACGTTTTTTAATTGACAATAATTTTCCCACTGCTGAATTTAATATTGAAGGTTATCCAAGTGATATGTTTTTAGATATGGCAGAAAAATATGCTGATCAAATTACACTTGTACCTGATGATCCAGCTCAATCGACGTCTGATCATGGTTGGGATTTTTCTAATAACGCAGAATTTTTAACACCTATTGTACAACGCTTAAAGGAAAAGAAAATTCGTGTATCATTATTTGCTAATCCAGTTGTAGAAGGTCTTGATACTGTTAAAACGATTGGTGCCGATCGTGTAGAGTTTTATACTGGAGCTTATGGTGGAGCATTTAAAGATAAGGAGAAACAGAAGCAGGAGTTAGATAAACTTGTATTGGCGGCCAAAAAAGCCAGAGAGTTGCAACTAGGTATCAATGCGGGGCATGATCTGACAGTTTCTAATTTGCCTTCTCTTGTTGATCGAATACCTTGGCTTGATGAGGTTTCTATTGGTCATGGACTTATCGCTGATGCGTTAGAATATGGGATACATGAGACTGTTCAGCGTTTCATTCGTTTGTTAATATAA
- a CDS encoding ATP-dependent DNA helicase has protein sequence MQFSSEQDNALKAVAAWLKDGSSPVFRLFGYAGTGKTTLARYFAETIDGSVQFAAFTGKAAQVLRSKGASNARTIHSLIYCPRGEQEVSDEVTGKTSITPTFSLNRQSPIAQAKLVVVDECSMVDEQLARDLMSFRTPILVLGDPGQLPPISGGGFFSNGTPDFLLSEIHRQAYDNPIIRLAMDVREGRDIAYGDYGLARVVKRKELDQQLVLDADQLLVGMNRTRYLYNRRLRELKGFIEKYPQIGDRLVCLRNDSTKGLLNGSLWTVMTSKKELVKPGIHLLVNSEESEWGVVKIKLLKAIFENPEDEISWQIKKRYDDFDYGYALTVHKAQGSQWDSVVLFDESFAFRDMNACWLYTGITRAAKQLTIVR, from the coding sequence ATGCAGTTTTCATCAGAACAAGATAATGCGCTGAAGGCTGTAGCCGCATGGTTGAAAGATGGGAGCTCTCCTGTTTTTCGCCTTTTTGGCTATGCAGGAACGGGAAAAACAACACTTGCTCGCTATTTTGCAGAAACAATTGATGGTTCTGTTCAGTTTGCTGCGTTTACAGGTAAAGCAGCACAAGTTTTGCGTTCTAAAGGGGCGAGTAATGCTCGTACTATTCACTCATTGATTTATTGTCCTCGTGGTGAGCAAGAAGTTTCTGATGAAGTGACAGGTAAAACATCTATAACACCAACATTTTCATTAAACCGACAAAGTCCAATTGCGCAGGCTAAGCTTGTTGTTGTCGATGAATGTTCAATGGTAGATGAACAATTAGCACGTGATTTGATGAGTTTTCGCACGCCAATTCTTGTCCTTGGTGATCCAGGTCAGTTGCCTCCCATATCAGGAGGCGGTTTTTTTTCTAATGGTACACCAGATTTTCTTTTATCAGAAATTCATCGACAGGCGTATGATAATCCAATTATTCGCTTAGCTATGGATGTACGTGAGGGGCGTGATATTGCTTATGGGGATTATGGGTTAGCGCGTGTTGTTAAGCGTAAAGAGCTTGATCAACAATTGGTATTAGATGCTGATCAACTTTTGGTAGGGATGAATCGAACGCGCTATCTTTATAATAGGCGTTTGCGTGAATTAAAGGGGTTTATAGAAAAATATCCGCAGATTGGAGACAGGCTTGTGTGTTTGCGCAATGATTCAACAAAAGGTTTGTTGAATGGCTCTTTGTGGACAGTTATGACTTCAAAGAAGGAACTTGTTAAACCAGGTATTCATCTTCTTGTTAATTCGGAGGAGAGCGAATGGGGAGTTGTAAAAATTAAACTTCTCAAAGCAATTTTTGAAAATCCTGAAGATGAAATTTCATGGCAAATAAAAAAGAGATACGATGACTTTGATTATGGGTATGCACTAACTGTTCATAAAGCTCAAGGATCTCAATGGGATAGTGTGGTTTTATTTGATGAAAGTTTTGCATTTCGTGATATGAATGCATGTTGGCTTTATACGGGGATTACACGCGCAGCAAAACAGTTAACAATTGTTCGATAG
- a CDS encoding acetolactate synthase 3 large subunit, translated as MTNYPRTQERTNGKIMLGAEIVVQALIDQGVEHIFGYPGGAVLPIFDAIYKQDSFQHILVRHEQAAGHAAEGYARSTGKVGVMLVTSGPGATNAVTPLQDALMDSIPIVCFSGQVPTTLIGTNGFQEADTVSITRPCTKHNWLVKDVNDLAQIIHEAFHIAQSGRPGPVLVDIPKDIQCISGVYKAPQAMTSIHCHSQFKKDAKAIEHAASLLAEAKQPVIYSGGGVISSGLEAVELLGDLVQLGDFPITSTLMGLGAYPASGKNWLGMLGMHGTYEANMAMHHCDVMLALGARFDDRVTGRLDAFAPHARIIHVDIDPSSINKIVKVDVPIIGDVSYVLKDMIQCLRALQPVFNKKSRNEWWTQINQWRARNSLVYVKKKDVIMPQYALERLHVLTKDANTYITTDVGQHQMWAAQYCRFEEPNRWMTSGGLGTMGYGFPSAIGVQIAHPDALVICVSGDASIQMNIQELATAVQHNTPVKVFILNNQYMGMVRQWQQLLHGNRLSNSYIESMPDFVKLAQAYGAVGICCSKPDELDDKIQQMIDCDKPVLFDCRVDNLENCLPMIPSGCAHNDMLLPDEADDEVFANAVPVTGKLFV; from the coding sequence ATGACAAATTATCCAAGAACACAAGAGAGGACAAATGGGAAGATAATGTTGGGGGCTGAAATAGTAGTTCAAGCTCTTATTGATCAGGGGGTTGAACATATTTTTGGTTATCCTGGTGGAGCTGTTCTTCCTATTTTTGATGCGATTTATAAGCAAGATTCATTTCAACATATTTTGGTGCGTCATGAACAAGCAGCAGGTCATGCGGCGGAAGGCTATGCACGCAGTACTGGAAAAGTTGGCGTTATGCTTGTGACTTCTGGTCCGGGAGCAACAAATGCTGTAACTCCTTTGCAAGATGCATTGATGGATTCTATCCCTATTGTTTGTTTCTCTGGTCAGGTACCTACAACTTTGATTGGAACGAATGGTTTTCAAGAAGCGGATACAGTTAGTATTACGCGGCCTTGTACTAAACATAATTGGCTTGTTAAAGATGTGAATGATCTTGCACAAATTATTCATGAGGCATTTCATATTGCCCAATCGGGTCGTCCAGGGCCAGTTTTAGTTGATATTCCTAAAGATATTCAATGCATTTCAGGTGTTTATAAGGCGCCTCAAGCTATGACATCTATACATTGTCATTCCCAGTTCAAAAAGGATGCAAAAGCTATTGAACATGCTGCTTCTCTTTTAGCAGAAGCTAAACAGCCTGTTATTTATTCTGGTGGTGGTGTTATTTCATCAGGACTTGAAGCTGTAGAACTCTTAGGTGATTTAGTTCAATTGGGAGATTTCCCGATTACTTCGACATTAATGGGACTTGGTGCTTATCCTGCTTCTGGCAAAAATTGGCTTGGAATGCTCGGGATGCATGGAACTTATGAAGCTAATATGGCCATGCATCATTGTGATGTCATGTTGGCTCTTGGTGCACGGTTTGATGATCGTGTTACTGGGCGGCTTGATGCATTTGCACCTCATGCGCGCATTATACACGTTGATATTGATCCTTCTTCTATCAATAAAATAGTTAAAGTAGACGTTCCTATTATTGGGGATGTCTCCTATGTTTTAAAAGACATGATACAATGTTTGCGTGCACTACAACCTGTATTTAATAAGAAGAGTCGAAATGAGTGGTGGACACAAATTAATCAATGGCGTGCTCGTAATTCATTAGTATACGTCAAGAAAAAAGATGTTATTATGCCACAATATGCTCTTGAACGGCTTCATGTTCTTACCAAAGATGCCAATACTTATATTACAACTGATGTCGGACAACATCAGATGTGGGCTGCACAGTATTGTCGTTTTGAAGAACCAAACCGTTGGATGACGTCTGGTGGTCTTGGAACAATGGGGTATGGTTTTCCTTCTGCTATTGGTGTTCAGATTGCACATCCTGATGCACTTGTTATATGTGTTTCTGGTGATGCTTCAATTCAGATGAATATTCAAGAACTTGCAACAGCAGTTCAGCATAATACACCTGTAAAAGTTTTTATTTTGAACAATCAATATATGGGTATGGTCCGCCAGTGGCAGCAATTGTTACACGGCAACCGTCTTTCTAATTCTTATATAGAATCGATGCCTGATTTTGTTAAATTGGCGCAAGCTTATGGAGCAGTTGGTATTTGTTGCTCAAAGCCAGATGAGCTTGATGACAAAATTCAACAAATGATTGATTGTGATAAGCCGGTTTTATTTGATTGCCGTGTTGATAATTTAGAAAATTGTCTTCCTATGATTCCGTCTGGGTGTGCACATAATGATATGCTGTTGCCTGATGAGGCTGATGATGAAGTATTTGCTAATGCTGTTCCTGTTACAGGAAAATTATTCGTATAG
- the miaA gene encoding tRNA (adenosine(37)-N6)-dimethylallyltransferase MiaA: MTQRMVTLIAGPTASGKSELALKIAQEKNAVIINADSMQIYNVLNILTARPTRADSLIIPHYLYGYVSPAFNYSVGQWLSDVERLLSAFPLKQLIFVGGTGLYFRALLEGISKIPSIPDVIREKWRIRLYKEGAESLYRELLQVDAVLCEKIAPQDGQRIVRALEVYESTGKKLSWWQKKKTKSLIAQDCSEKILLIPPRRLLYERINERFNHMVERGVLEEVIAMKKLMLSPLLPAMKAIGVRELMAYLDGYKGFKDAIEEAKMQTRRYAKRQMTWFNNQFDDKWNLIYS; the protein is encoded by the coding sequence ATGACACAAAGAATGGTTACATTGATAGCTGGTCCAACGGCAAGCGGAAAGTCAGAACTTGCATTAAAAATAGCTCAAGAAAAAAATGCCGTCATTATTAATGCTGATTCGATGCAGATTTATAATGTGTTGAATATTTTAACAGCAAGGCCGACAAGAGCTGATAGTCTGATTATTCCACACTATCTTTATGGTTATGTAAGTCCTGCTTTTAACTATTCGGTAGGGCAATGGTTGAGCGATGTTGAAAGGCTTTTAAGCGCATTTCCGCTGAAACAACTTATTTTTGTTGGAGGAACAGGGCTTTATTTTCGTGCGCTTTTAGAAGGAATTTCAAAAATCCCTTCTATTCCAGATGTTATACGGGAAAAGTGGCGAATTCGACTTTATAAGGAGGGAGCTGAAAGTCTTTATCGTGAATTGTTGCAGGTTGATGCTGTTCTTTGTGAAAAAATTGCTCCACAAGATGGACAACGAATTGTTCGTGCTTTGGAAGTTTATGAATCAACAGGTAAGAAATTAAGTTGGTGGCAAAAGAAAAAAACAAAATCTTTAATTGCGCAAGACTGTTCAGAAAAAATTCTTCTTATTCCTCCACGTCGATTACTTTATGAACGGATTAATGAACGGTTTAACCATATGGTTGAAAGAGGAGTGTTAGAAGAAGTAATTGCTATGAAGAAGCTCATGCTTTCTCCTTTACTGCCGGCGATGAAAGCTATAGGAGTACGTGAACTTATGGCTTATTTAGATGGATATAAGGGCTTTAAAGATGCTATTGAAGAAGCGAAAATGCAAACTAGAAGATATGCAAAAAGGCAAATGACCTGGTTTAATAACCAATTTGATGACAAATGGAATCTCATTTATTCATAA
- a CDS encoding Do family serine endopeptidase, with product MLLKRFVTVIIICMVLSLLRSVSWSNVTLQKDVSLSVPDLAATLLDTVVNISTTQIVDGTEQDEHTPAPVISKDSLLQEYFDDFFTSKDGQEGSQFQKVRSLGSGFVIDAQKGLIVTNYHVIVDADDIEVNFTDGTKLKAKLLGKDSKTDLALLQVTPGSKKLTAVRFGSSEKVRIGDWVMAIGNPFGFGGSVTVGIISARNRDLNAGPYDNFIQTDAAINRGNSGGPLFDRNGEVIGINTAIVSPSGGSIGIGFAIPSDMAISIINQLRDFGEVRRGWLAIRIQPVTDDIAESLKLDQAVGALVAGKIEHAKVDNSQLHVGDVILYFENTKIKNARDLPRLAAESPVGKVVNITVLRDGQEKTVKVKLGRLVETDSDENKAKKSDKKKSSADPATMQFMGMTLSALNSDLRQRYSITDKLNGLVVTSVARDSAADKKRICVGEVIVDINQSSVTTVDDAQKRFHKLREAGRKNALFIVARPDGELRFVTIRMD from the coding sequence ATGTTACTGAAACGCTTTGTCACGGTAATCATTATCTGTATGGTTTTGTCTTTATTAAGATCAGTAAGTTGGTCTAATGTTACCTTACAAAAAGATGTGTCACTATCAGTTCCTGATTTAGCTGCTACCCTTTTAGATACAGTTGTAAATATTTCTACAACACAAATAGTTGATGGGACTGAACAAGATGAACATACTCCTGCTCCTGTTATTTCGAAAGATTCATTACTACAAGAATATTTTGATGATTTTTTTACATCAAAAGATGGTCAAGAGGGTAGTCAGTTTCAGAAGGTACGTTCTTTAGGATCAGGTTTTGTAATTGATGCTCAAAAAGGGCTTATTGTTACAAATTACCACGTTATCGTGGATGCTGATGATATTGAGGTTAATTTTACTGATGGCACAAAGCTAAAAGCGAAATTACTTGGAAAAGATAGTAAGACGGATTTAGCTTTACTTCAAGTAACGCCAGGAAGCAAAAAGTTAACAGCTGTACGTTTTGGTAGTTCAGAAAAAGTACGTATTGGTGATTGGGTTATGGCCATCGGTAATCCTTTTGGTTTTGGTGGTAGTGTAACGGTTGGAATTATTTCTGCACGTAATCGTGATCTTAATGCTGGTCCTTATGATAATTTTATTCAAACAGATGCAGCAATTAACCGAGGAAATTCTGGAGGTCCATTATTTGATAGAAATGGTGAAGTGATTGGGATTAATACAGCAATTGTTTCGCCTTCTGGAGGATCGATTGGGATTGGTTTTGCTATACCATCTGACATGGCCATTTCTATTATCAATCAATTGCGTGATTTTGGGGAGGTAAGACGCGGTTGGCTGGCTATTCGTATTCAACCTGTAACAGATGATATTGCAGAAAGTTTGAAATTGGACCAAGCTGTTGGGGCGTTAGTTGCGGGTAAAATCGAACATGCAAAGGTAGATAATAGCCAATTACATGTTGGTGATGTTATTCTTTATTTTGAGAATACCAAAATAAAGAATGCACGTGATTTACCGCGTTTAGCAGCAGAAAGTCCTGTAGGGAAAGTGGTAAATATTACGGTTTTACGTGATGGACAGGAAAAAACAGTAAAAGTTAAACTTGGTCGTTTAGTTGAAACTGACTCAGATGAAAATAAAGCAAAAAAATCTGATAAGAAAAAAAGTAGCGCAGATCCTGCTACAATGCAGTTTATGGGCATGACATTATCGGCGCTTAACTCTGATTTACGCCAGCGCTATTCAATTACTGATAAGCTTAATGGGTTAGTTGTGACATCCGTGGCACGAGATAGTGCGGCTGATAAAAAACGTATTTGTGTTGGTGAAGTAATAGTTGATATCAATCAAAGTTCAGTTACGACAGTTGATGATGCTCAAAAACGTTTTCATAAATTACGTGAAGCAGGACGCAAAAACGCTTTATTTATTGTTGCTCGTCCTGATGGAGAATTGCGATTTGTAACCATCCGAATGGATTGA